A window of Cydia pomonella isolate Wapato2018A chromosome 25, ilCydPomo1, whole genome shotgun sequence genomic DNA:
tagtAATTTTTGCGTGTTTTAGAAAAGACTTCTCTTCTGAGATCTTCTTAGTTGTTATACCGACATAACCAGAGCTAAAAGGTAAGTTTGATTTCGTTATATTTCCCGATACCGtgccatttaaatttaaaacatggcTGACTTTTCTTTCAACCTTCTTTAAAAACCTTCCCAATGCGTTCGTACTAAAATCATcctttaatttacttttatatatttcatatgGCAACATTTCACAACTACCAACCCCACTTTTTTGCTCAAGTAAAATTCTTAATTCATTATCTTTGTATTCTTTGAATGCATCAAAATCATTTTTCCCACGATCttcgaataaaaacttaaatttcgACGTATAATCATCAGTAttccttttatttttctttaaagtatgatcatttaaataaatatctgctTTAGAAAATTTTACAGGATGCTGGGTCCATTTATTCTCCACATCAATCTCATCAGTTTGAATTTCTTCAGTGATGCCATCATCAAAAGTTTGAACTCCACTTTGCGTATAATTAGTTCGGCCGAATGTTGACATATACAAGTCGTAGGATATAGGCTTCATTTCTAAGAGCGTGAACGACATTTCGTGCAGTGTTACCATGCTCAATATGTCTTTTGCTCGACGCAGCATGTTTTCGACTATGCGTTTCTTTCGTTTCTTTTCTTTTGATTTGTTGAAATCTATGAAGAGAGGTCTGAAaagacacacacacatttacatatacaccgtgggccaattaaacccgacagattttaaccacgcattcctgaggtcataaggagcaaaaatgttatatgagttttggccaaattcgccaaaaaaattctttttgcgttttctgcacacgacacgttatttatttttacaccttggtgaaaaaaaatcattataacgaataagtaaagttttttttttatttacagacgaaaattgcgagtttactttaaaactttaatatctgtcagtagttatgtctaaaccaagtcacatagtggcagcgtcacagctaaaaaggcgtttttgactaagttataaaaaaaaaacaaattttcacagaaactgtcattatctctaaaacaagaccgatttcagaaaacattgtatgacattttagtctctaaatgcggtcaagaatacacctttgaaatctgtcgggtttaattggcccacggtgtatatctaaggacgggccttacaggcaataagaatggggccagtacagcggtgtcacgcacacaaattcgagccaatcgtgcagtctaacgccacaccgcgattggttgatgagttcgcatcacgcacgcgattggtcgcaactagttgcgttatactgcacgattggctttaATTCGTAAgtacctgagggcctaccgcgaaccacgttcgacgtgttgcctctctgtcgcactcgtaaattcgtacgtaagcgtgacagggaggcaacacgtcgaacgtggttcgcggtaggccctctgaactagcaccattcttagtgcccataAGACCCATCCTTAAATATATGCCAATGCAAACACTCTGTAAACACGAAcacaaaatgaattattaatatcTTATGTTTAAGATCAGGGACCGAGCGCGTTGGAGTGCCTGTCACCCTGTGTCCAAGATCGGAAACTTAAACTAGACATTTACTGTCACTTTAGAAAAGGGAGTGTTGCATTACCTGTAATGTGCACTAAAGGCCAAATGATGGCAGATTTTACTAAGCGCAAGAGAGCGTGCGTGAAATGTACTAGAGGTTAACGTTAATACCTTTAGACAGAATATATCCAATTCGACGAAAATAAAAACAGGtattaacattcctgacaacataccaaaaacaacctacttAATTAAGTCGGCTTCATTATTGCTCACCATCTCACCAAGCTTTGGCGTCTACCGTTTTCAGGTGGCAATTTCGATTTTTAGAAGAGCATGcagaaattaacaaaaaaaaactatttatatgaCAAGGATAAACAATAAGTAATAGCGCTATCCTTTCTCCCCCTTGTACAATTTTTCCTCTGAGAAACCTCTGGCTACAAGGTGGCAAAATCCTCCAACGCGCATGAtccaatatgtttttttttatactacggcggtggcaaacaagcatacgatggtaagcagtgcctatgtacgcctgcaactccagagttacatgctcgttgccgaccttaacactccgcactcgTTGACCTCTGgaaatcttactcaccggcaggaactgaacactatgagtagggtctagtgttatttggctgcggttatctgtaaggtggaggttacTTCCCCATTTGGAGTAAATGTAAGAAAATACAAGGGTAATAATATGATTAATACCTCTCCAGCACCTCCACTGTCCTCATGCTAGAAACAGCACTGGAACTGTCCTGAAAACCCTCATCCAGAGAACTGGCCTTGTCTTCTTCTGTTTCTCGGATAAACTCCATGGCCGCCGGCTTGGATTTAGCTGAGCGCTGCTCGCGAAGGTCGAAGCTCCCTgataatttcaattttaaatagttaATCTAAACAGTCATTATtgtgggcattttctgtctgcaCAAGACGGGTTCTCTGTTCATAAGCACTTTTCACTACAAAGCAAAAAAGTCTTATCGGCTACAAGCGTAGCGCTCGCGCTGACAGAGAATACGTTAGTATCCCAACAGACCACTGATCCAGCAATAAAGATCATACCTGAATCCAGCATATTTTCCTCGTCCTTTTCCTTTTCTCTCTCCCCTGCTTCTCCATCAACCTCCATATCTCCCCTACCTTCTGACTCATGTTCAGAGCTTCCTTGGTTACTATTCTCGCTGTGGTAAGAGTCAAAGTCAGATTCGTAGCTTTCGAAATCATCTTCGTAACTTACTTCTTCGTCGCTTTTTGTTGGAGCCTGAAAATTGaggaattatattaaaataagtaagAGATGATGGAAACCTATCATTTTCTTTGGTAAAACCTTTAGTAAAGGCATTCCTCAAAAGGTCTCCTTTGTCCGGGACGTGACGCGTATGGCATTTACCTCGATAACCAGCAGAAATCTGTATTACctatataccgttgaatttaaAGTTATCAAACGTTATCACTCCAAATATCTGCTTCTTGGCTTTATCAGAATTGTTCTTAAGAAAATAGCGTCTTGTACTGCCCACACTGTtcactgtccatcggtggaccttattacaaaagacataaggtccaccgatggacagttaaccttttcgccgccattggcttgatataaagtcagtacatttagtaccccacacgccacgacttcatatcaagtcgtggttttggtcaggtttgtatacgtgcaatctttgacgtggcgttgatgacactttattaATGCATTGACGTGGCGACGAAAAAGTTATGAGTTTTGCTGTTTGTATCCGATACTTTTTTGGAAAACTACAATAAAACCGATAAAAGCTTTTATAGAAAAGTTATGAAGTAAAAGTAAAGAGGTACTAATTGGTAGATGAAACAGAAGAGAACAATATACTATTTGTAGGTAACaataatggcgttattcataaacaaactacaagcctcaattagcttATTAGTCGTTTGTCTTTGTCTGTCATttggaattattaattataagaaagggataaaacgtTTGTCATCAACAAACATCGTATCGCATACCTTATTCATATCTTCGTCTAGCCCCACAAAAAAAGCCTTCGGTCTCGCCATCAACTTTTGTTTCAAATTGTTCATTTCTTCATTATTATCTATTCTATCAGGTGTCAATTCTTTCACTTCATTTTCATCCAAAGTCCTTGTTTTTGTTCTAACTCGTTCTCCATTatctttttcatttattttaatatctttaacCTCTTTCTCGTCTTTTTCTTTTCTAATATCACCTTTAGGCTTATATTTATCTATAGCTTTATcgttacttatatttaaatctaaCTTTCTCTTAGCTATAGGAGAATTAACAGTAACATTCACAAATGGTAGATCTTTAGCTGTTCGAGCTCTTACATTGctagtaatattacttgttttagcTTTATTAGTACTATTGCTTGCTTCATTGGTTCTAGGTTTGCTACTAACTTTACTTGTACTATTATTAGTTCTACTAGTACTAATTTTGCTTGAACTACTAACTTGACTTATGGACGACGGTGAGGATTTTAAATAGTCTTTCATTGGTGAATGTTTATAGTCTTTTGCTGACCCTGGTAGTTTTTTTggagttttataaatatcagCAGTAGTGGACTTTTGCACGAAGTTCCGCGGAGTCGAAACATTGTAAGTGgttttctttagtttttctTCTTGTGTCTTTATTTTATCTTCTTGCAGTTTGTCTTTgcttgtagtttttttaatgggCTTTTTGGCAGCTTGCATGTTTTCAGCAATACCTAAAATGTtgtaatttctattttatattaaggtggttcgattaggttacccaaagcttaaacctcactagatggcgccacaattgcaaattttgagttttaatttttttgtggagtagtcttggtatttctatactgtaaattatgtttagcgcactcattaaataaatattgaactattacaacaaacattgaacacttcattgtacaaaaactaccccttaatgtcgacagaatgtttcttgactctatttctaagtatcactcacacattcaaacagtcttactgggatccttgtagtagacaatttggcacagcgtgagtaggcttcaatagcgttgcggtatgtacgtggaaatacatgcaagaggatgtgggttcgaaactcataattttttttttttgttatcagtattatcaagtaggtacctattattaataaattattttatgagaaatatgagcgttttccataaaaatattaaaaatctgattctcacacatcatgatatttttgggttcttccaactcagaatcactagcataatcaatcctcgtgttaaaaaaacccgaaaatttgtattgaaattttagttttacattgaaatttctttcacactaaaatgtgacgtaatggtatggatattttaggatatctttctttaatgctagggtggataagagtctaagtagaatgaacctaagaaagtccaaatttgtaagtcagattttccggtatttttttcaaaaaaaaaacgctgttttgttctaaaattaaagcaatcccttactgcccagcctttaaaaaagtaggtactattttacagtagaattaaaacattttttttacgatacatttaattaaattacagtgagttacaaaattgcatggccttctatttataaccattataaaaagaaataagatatttaccatgtttgtttatattattgatttcccgatattttgtcacaactagaagtttcacacaatgcctagagatagaaaattatttatttattttatttattgacaatttcattcaacggatcacatcatatccaatttatgtgtttatgtattgcattgttttctacctagttggttattaaattctgttacttcaataatctttatctacataaaatataccaacgaaagtttaataaagtatatattaaaatgaagtacacaaaatcaggaattacatatgacaatatcattcaaaatcgcctcctctggctttaacacaggccctcaaacgacgaggccagtcatcaatagcggcacgcacgattgtcatgtctatttccgtcactgtcttaactatggcccgcttgagggagttaagatttgtgtggggtttagcacaggctttctcctcaataacctgctatatggcataatccagggggttaaggtccgggctggaggacggccagtcttcgtgggcaataaagtcaattttgttccttcgaaaccaggcttgagttgtttttgccttatgtgcaggagctgagtcctgttcaaagatccatggctggttttgaaatagggtgtggcttaagggcttcactattggttcgagaacggtttccagtttccggttttcacacctttttcacagaaatgaatctgtgttagccctgagtatgacacacccaaaatcatgtttggcgggtgcccacatttgtgcaacgcaatagggttgtttccatctacaaatcttagggcataattgtatcccaaaaatttttttggattataagaacatgttaaactacttttaggggacctgtaatgaccatatttttgtaaatattgaatttaaaatatcttttggcacacgtcacgtgaccaaactcgaaacgtcattgaagattctgatgacgtcacaactctcggattgacactgttgacagttaggcgattaacaacaaatgacaaatatcagttgacagttcgtatcttctacgtgtgtatgtagttatgtgtcaaaccataaactgtgacgtcacacaattttcaaagagcgttttgggcgcgaagccatctttcaaaatatattttgttaatttaacatatttaaagccgttattagtataaaagctgaattttgaggcaacttttagttaatatagaaagtaatacaagcgtttcaaaaaattggaatacgattctcttttaggccccaattcattatagatacgacgagataagcgttatgtgtggtatataattatagctcacaaatccaccacattgtcattttttattttttcggtagcatttgttttaacggaaataaagaggttgcaaatcgagtaacagaacttcagaacagatatcatttgatatttaccagtcgcttttcggtgaaggaaaacatcgtgaggaaactggacaaatcccaacaaggcttagttttaccctctgggttggaaggtcagatggcagtggctttcgtaaaaactagtgcctacgccaaatcttgggattagttgtcaaagcggaccccaagctccattgagccgtggcaatatgctgggacaacgctaggaagaaagaaagaaatcgagtaacagaacttagtaaccaactaggtataatagttatgatgtaaatgtccatatcatgttggagtcatatatgtattagccaactaattattcaagattaatacacttagctcccttaggtattcgcctaagtacaatctcggacAAAATTGAGtcttataaaagtgaactagtttctaggtcatattttctatgaattggtcatttttgtagactccaattacagttacacttttcctggtttttcgcggaccagaatatcgatgatttttgtaacttgatttagacgttgctatcattttcaatccaaaaccacataaaatcacaattcagaacatgcggcagctttgttttctatcaagtacctcaagcaccagggcggctaccgggaaaatcgaaattcgtcaatttcgggcatttttctctgtcactctaattacgtcttagtgagagtaaaagagaaagatccccacaatttgcgaatttaggttttcgcggtaggcccccaggtcctgtcaagtttcagcagtgttgccaggtgagcggaagagaattatcgtacttgagtgtcaatattattgtaccgttgaaaaaaatatcgtacgccaatcaaaaaggcagcccctaaaaatgtcttgcaaaataagcttaaacttccaattaataataaaaaaaagacaattttcgtctaaattgcgccaaaaatctgtttatgtttgtgtatttttgggatagactcaaacggtatacaggaaattgtgacattttaaactttaaacttacaccaaggagccgaacacccaaaagatactaattttagcctatttctgagagaaagtgtcatattttgcttcaaattactagacttttaaggtggcatcatccaagggctgaaattatagtactttagtgtacgataatgctctttggaacattacgtcataccggggcccaaattatcgtacatgtacgacaattatcgtacgcctggtcacactgagtgtcagtgtcgacagagtcagctaaaaacgcgtcaaacatcgcaacgtcgcgccgatgcatggagtggcaacgccgcaatgtatttgtacacgacatttgtcacacacacatgagtaaaatttataaaaatattacgttgattattgcatgatttctgtatgaaacaaagtttttctattaatttagcgcaaatgaatattcgaaagtagatagatgcgccactatttatgtaataatattgtgtaattaattaataaatagcgattgttttttgtatgaaaatcgaaccaccttaaataaagtatttataaatacttaactatttTACCAGAGTATTGAAGTAAAAACAAAGTGAAACAAAAAATCCAGAgcttatttcaaataattttaactgtagatacggtcacgtctgaaaatattgatacggacaaagtgccaaaaatatgtatacagtaccctaatatatgggccataaggtcgtgtatacatatttttggcacttcgattgtgtcgatgttttcagacgtgactgtacaatcatggactttaattgttgagccatttagggtttaagttaatttggttgccaatactaacggtatgaaatgtccaatgtaaagtaaaccgtaTGCAATGTATAGTGTACATACCTATGTGCTAGTTgcggaaagtttaaaaaatctcggaaatttcaagaaatagttATAGTAATCTTCGAAAACTTTCATTTTTGAAACGGAAAATTCTAAACTATACATAAGGAGCACGAAAAATACTTCcatgtttatttcattacctacgaatgaatctgtttttgtagaacataagcttgtctctttTTTTTCGATGTGCTCCCGCTCGTTAGCACGTACACATTTCTCACTTGCTTAGGCGCGACTAAAGGCGAATTGTACAATATgtacaaggtaagcgcttcaattttggaacgcatTAACTTATCTGGAGctataatatcattgttttgCGTGTGACTGATTTGCATACTGTACAGTATGCATATACTTTACTTTAGTGTAAATACTTTACTTTAATCCCAAA
This region includes:
- the LOC133531387 gene encoding uncharacterized protein LOC133531387; amino-acid sequence: MQAAKKPIKKTTSKDKLQEDKIKTQEEKLKKTTYNVSTPRNFVQKSTTADIYKTPKKLPGSAKDYKHSPMKDYLKSSPSSISQVSSSSKISTSRTNNSTSKVSSKPRTNEASNSTNKAKTSNITSNVRARTAKDLPFVNVTVNSPIAKRKLDLNISNDKAIDKYKPKGDIRKEKDEKEVKDIKINEKDNGERVRTKTRTLDENEVKELTPDRIDNNEEMNNLKQKLMARPKAFFVGLDEDMNKAPTKSDEEVSYEDDFESYESDFDSYHSENSNQGSSEHESEGRGDMEVDGEAGEREKEKDEENMLDSGSFDLREQRSAKSKPAAMEFIRETEEDKASSLDEGFQDSSSAVSSMRTVEVLERPLFIDFNKSKEKKRKKRIVENMLRRAKDILSMVTLHEMSFTLLEMKPISYDLYMSTFGRTNYTQSGVQTFDDGITEEIQTDEIDVENKWTQHPVKFSKADIYLNDHTLKKNKRNTDDYTSKFKFLFEDRGKNDFDAFKEYKDNELRILLEQKSGVGSCEMLPYEIYKSKLKDDFSTNALGRFLKKVERKVSHVLNLNGTVSGNITKSNLPFSSGYVGITTKKISEEKSFLKHAKITSLIFSEDKSNLVLTVHKKFTNGVLAGKSLVCLWDASVARSEPIKILVAIDNVVLGRFRGNTDGLLVAALEDGSLHLWDLSESPTWREDVASSKKDEIVKINAELLTAAETDREYNQNINVNDQRPQIPHALQACAYTSSAANLTDGEAIDRTVGLEFLRAAQAQDSGRRVVGQICSLQRLGIITIWTIIQDKSNTHVLGKAFWSKMKLDKIQTISLAKLLSAKDVSDNAFNLNAGKKRMSKRKQEKILARNYTRQKSAESDIDRPRSVASARKLPVENKLPHDWESGIVCGDLKIVQYNNSDRFLVAKNNGEVLSCTRSLGVVKIERLCVSTDTSSITCLEVSPHGPYFLAASDAGTISLYSLVEARVLLTLDCRNSPPQEPSGPQADFKGRFVDKPRIHNHSAGDINITSRLSMTSVLWSRINPFCIFTVSPEGLSCWELTHSDIYPKHTGINSTMACISSDGALALVTNEGDVQVHRLSDTKDKSIDYSNLFRKYIALL